From one Humulus lupulus chromosome 8, drHumLupu1.1, whole genome shotgun sequence genomic stretch:
- the LOC133794197 gene encoding G-type lectin S-receptor-like serine/threonine-protein kinase B120 produces the protein MTALSQTPCRVLRIWLVVFVVSSFALLCSAKDTISQGQSIRDGESSSGNLVSAGDIFELGFFSPVNSTSRFVGIWYRNDTEVTVVWVANREKAIPDRKGVLTLEGDGNLVIYDGSNNSIWTSDSNVSSVVSKNLTAKLSDDGNLALSNSETGAISYWESFNDPTDTYLPGMRVETSAAKGKNRVFTSWKSINDPSPGNFTMGIDPRGSPQIVIWEGPNRRWRSGHWNMQGFLGVPNMTANLLYGFRLTNKDNGTQFFTYVTSDKNNKLRFRVEWNGFEKQYMWRRADNKWDLLQSQPAETNDCEHYNKCGEFGVCSSWESVKCRCMEGYQPTNWEEWNKGNWSSGCTRKTLLKCQESINGTEGDGEEDGFAAHRWVKLPDFADLVRQFPPAAAGCKDECLKNCSCIAYAFVDGIGCLVWTETLLDVQHFQRGGATLNIRLAHSDLGERSKKSTTLIIVLTVLGAALLGFIWLVWRFRYKLKVLPTSSTMPWSRSSEIPPSSDVLKSKEYSTELSGSIDVLTDCPQGSGPELPLFSFNFVAISTNNFSEENKLGQGGFGHVYKGKLPGGHEIAVKRLSRKSGQGVEEFKNEIILIAKLQHRNLVRLLGCCIQGEEKMLLYEYMPNKSLDFFLFNPEKQALLNWNTRFNIIEGIARGLLYLHRDSRLRIIHRDLKASNILLDEEMIPKISDFGMARIFGGNQNEANTNRVVGTYGYMSPEYAMEGLFSVKSDVYSFGVLLLEIVSGRRNVSFRNTDYLSLIGYAWHLWNERRPMELLDPSIADTCSRNNEVLRCIQVGVLCVQDSPLHRPTMSSVLLMLESENANLPLPRQPTYTSMRGYNDTDFCSDGPDYASLNELTVTMVDGR, from the exons ATGACCGCGCTTAGCCAAACTCCTTGTCGTGTTTTAAGAATTTGGCTTGTCGTTTTCGTTGTCTCCTCATTTGCTCTGCTTTGCTCCGCCAAAGATACCATTTCTCAAGGCCAGTCTATACGTGACGGAGAGAGCTCCTCCGGGAACCTAGTGTCCGCCGGGGACATATTTGAACTGGGTTTTTTCAGCCCGGTGAATTCCACGTCACGGTTCGTCGGAATTTGGTACCGGAACGATACTGAGGTCACGGTGGTTTGGGTGGCGAACAGAGAAAAGGCTATCCCAGATAGGAAAGGAGTTCTCACACTCGAAGGCGATGGCAATTTGGTGATTTATGACGGGAGTAATAATTCAATATGGACGAGTGACAGTAACGTTTCTTCGGTTGTATCGAAAAACTTAACAGCGAAACTTTCTGATGATGGGAATCTTGCTCTCTCAAATAGCGAAACAGGTGCTATATCTTATTGGGAGAGCTTCAATGATCCAACGGACACTTATTTGCCTGGCATGAGAGTTGAAACGAGCGCTGCAAAAGGAAAGAACAGGGTCTTCACTTCATGGAAATCTATTAATGACCCTTCACCAGGGAACTTCACCATGGGGATTGACCCTCGTGGATCGCCACAGATTGTGATATGGGAGGGACCGAATCGACGGTGGAGAAGTGGGCATTGGAATATGCAGGGCTTCCTTGGTGTACCAAACATGACAGCTAATTTGTTATATGGGTTTAGGCTAACCAATAAAGATAATGGTACGCAGTTCTTCACTTATGTTACTTCAGATAAAAACAATAAGTTGAGGTTTCGGGTCGAGTGGAATGGATTCGAAAAGCAATATATGTGGAGACGGGCCGATAACAAGTGGGATCTTTTGCAATCGCAACCTGCTGAGACCAATGACTGTGAGCATTACAATAAGTGTGGGGAATTCGGTGTTTGTAGCTCATGGGAATCGGTCAAGTGCCGGTGTATGGAGGGGTATCAACCTACTAATTGGGAAGAATGGAACAAGGGAAATTGGTCTAGTGGGTGTACGAGGAAAACACTATTGAAGTGTCAGGAAAGCATAAATGGAACAGAGGGGGATGGTGAAGAAGATGGCTTTGCTGCGCACAGATGGGTAAAGTTGCCAGACTTTGCTGATTTGGTTCGGCAATTTCCCCCTGCCGCGGCGGGTTGTAAGGATGAGTGTTTGAAGAATTGCTCTTGTATAGCTTATGCATTTGTTGATGGAATTGGGTGTCTGGTATGGACGGAAACCTTGTTGGATGTCCAACATTTTCAACGAGGTGGAGCTACGCTGAATATTCGTCTTGCTCATTCCGATCTAG GTGAAAGGAGCAAAAAATCTACCACTTTGATAATTGTATTGACTGTTCTGGGAGCAGCTCTCTTAGGCTTTATATGGCTAGTGTGGAGGTTCAGATATAAACTGAAAG TTTTGCCAACCTCTTCTACAATGCCCTGGTCGAGGAGCAGTGAAATACCACCATCTTCTGATGTGTTAAAGAGCAAAGAATATTCGACAGAACTTTCAGGATCAATTGACGTTCTGACAGATTGCCCTCAAGGCAGCGGGCCAGAATTACCATTGTTCAGTTTCAATTTTGTAGCAATCTCAACAAACAACTTTTCTGAAGAAAACAAGCTCGGACAAGGGGGATTTGGACATGTCTACAAG GGTAAGCTTCCAGGGGGACATGAAATAGCTGTAAAGAGGCTTTCAAGAAAATCAGGACAAGGCGTGGAGGAGTTTAAGAACGAGATTATCCTTATTGCGAAACTACAACACAGAAATCTTGTTAGACTTTTGGGATGCTGCATTCAAGGAGAAGAAAAGATGTTGCTCTATGAATACATGCCTAACAAAAGCTTGGACTTCTTTCTTTTCA ATCCAGAGAAGCAAGCCCTACTCAATTGGAATACTCGCTTTAACATAATCGAAGGGATTGCAAGGGGACTCCTTTATCTACATAGAGATTCAAGACTTCGAATAATTCATAGAGACTTAAAGGCTAGTAACATTTTGCTGGATGAAGAGATGATCCCCAAGATTTCAGATTTTGGCATGGCAAGAATATTTGGAGGGAACCAAAATGAAGCGAACACAAACCGAGTTGTTGGCACATA TGGTTATATGTCTCCTGAATACGCAATGGAGGGTCTCTTTTCGGTCAAGTCAGACGTATATAgttttggggttttgttgttAGAGATTGTGAGCGGACGAAGGAATGTTAGCTTTCGTAATACCGATTACTTGAGCCTTATTGGATAT GCATGGCATCTGTGGAATGAAAGAAGACCAATGGAATTGCTTGATCCCTCTATTGCAGACACATGTTCCCGGAATAATGAAGTGCTAAGATGCATACAAGTAGGAGTATTATGTGTGCAAGATTCTCCTCTTCACAGACCGACCATGTCATCGGTGCTGTTAATGTTGGAGAGTGAAAATGCAAATCTTCCATTGCCAAGACAACCAACCTATACTTCAATGAGGGGCTATAACGATACAGATTTTTGCTCGGATGGCCCTGATTACGCATCCTTAAACGAGTTGACTGTTACAATGGTAGATGGGAGGTAG